ATTTCATGATCTAGGGCTTTACCGATATCATGTAGTAAACCAGCACGTTTAGCTAATTGAATATCTTCGCCAATTTCAGCGGCTAAGACACCTGTCAATTTAGCAACTTCGATTGAGTGATTCAATACGTTTTGACCATAACTTGTACGGAAACGTAGGCGACCTAAAATCTTGATCAAATCAGGATGTAATGTGTGAGCACCCACTTCAAATGCTGCTTGCTCCCCGTATTCACGAATACGTTCATCCATTTCTTTACGAGATTTTTCCACCATTTCTTCAATACGAGCTGGGTGAATTCGACCATCTTGAATCAATTTTTCAAGCGTCATACGAGCAATTTCTCTACGAATTGGATCAAATCCAGAAAGTACCACCGCTTCTGGCGTATCATCGATGATCAGATCAATCCCTGTTAAGGTCTCTAATGTACGAATGTTACGACCTTCACGACCGATGATTCTTCCTTTCATCTCATCATTTGGTAAACTAACAACCGAAACGGTTGTTTCAGAAACTGAATCTGCCGCACAACGTTGAATCGCTAGAGAAAGTAAGTTCTTAGCTTTCCTATCTGACTCTTCTTTGGCACGTAGCTCAGATTCTTTAACCATTACTGTTAATTCATGACTTAATTCTTCTTCTGTTGATTTCATGATAATTTCTTTTGCTTCGTCTTTAGATAGTGAAGCAATACGTTCTATTTCTTGGTGTTGCTTTTCAACTAGTTCTTCTACATCTTTTTCTCGCTCATCAATTAATTGCTGTCTAGCACCAAGTTTCTCTTCTTTTTCTTCCAGTGAGTTTTCACGTTTTTCAAGAGAATCATCTTTACGATCTAACGTTTGTTCTCTTTGTAATAAACGATTTTCTTGAGCTTTAAGTTCTACTTTGTTTTCTTTCAACTCACTTTCAATTTCTGACCGATACTTCTGGTTTTCTTCCATAGCTTCTAACAAAGCTGCTTTTTTCAGAGTTTCTGCTTCTTTATTAGCACTTTCAATGATACCTTCTGCAGAAGACTTTGCACCATCTATAGCCTTTTCATGACGTGATTTTGCAACGACTAACCCTAAACCAAGACCGACAACTAAACCGATGATAGCGAGGAGAATTTCTAAACCCATTGTTTCCACCTCCGTACTATCTTCAAATTTTCAATATTCATGTAGTTTTCTGATAAACTATAATCAATTATCAATATGCCTACTTGCATACGTGTATTTGCACACAACTTTATTCTAATGTTTGTACACCAGTGTGTCAACTCAAAAAAGCCCTTTCTGGTGAAACTGTCCTGTACGAAAGAAGAATGATTACTATAAAAAAAGCAAACCAATGAAAAGCGGCCATCCGCTCTTATCAGTTTGCTTCTCAGTCTATATTACTCCTCATCAAGAGGAAGTTCTTCTTGTCCTTCTTCAACTTCAACAACTGTTGTTCCATCACCAATGCCATATGCGTCACGAACACGTTTAGACACTTCTTCGACCATTTCTGGATGTTCCGTCATGTAGACTTTCACATTCTCGCGTCCTTGACCGATTCGTTCTTCTTTATAGCTATACCATGCACCGCTCTTGTCAACAATGTCTTTTTCGACAGCCATGTCAAGGAGTTCGCCTTCTTGAGAAATCCCTTGACCGTACATAATATCTACTTCGGCAACTTTAAATGGCGGAGCCACTTTATTTTTGACTACTTTAATTTTTGTGCGGTTACCAATAATATCTGTGCCTTGCTTCAATTGTTCTGCTCGTCTTACTTCTAAACGAACAGTTGCATAGAACTTCAATGCACGTCCCCCAGGTGTCGTCTCTGGATTACCGAACATAACGCCGACTTTTTCACGAATTTGGTTGATGAAAATCGCAATCGTCTTCGTCTTATTGATTGAACCAGAAAGCTTACGTAAAGCTTGTGACATCAAGCGTGCTTGCAGCCCAACGTGACTGGCACCCATCTCACCATCAATCTCTGCGCGAGGCACTAGAGCCGCTACAGAGTCAATAACGACTATGTCAATCGCGCCACTGGAAACCAACGCATCTGCAATCTCTAATCCTTGTTCACCAGTATCTGGTTGGGAAAGTAAAAGTTCATCGATGTTTACACCTAATGCCTGTGCATACTGAGGATCTAAGGCATGTTCTGCATCAATAAATGCTGCGGTTCCGCCTTGTTGCTGTACAGAAGCAATCGCGTGTAACGCAACTGTTGTTTTACCAGAACTTTCTGGGCCATATACTTCGATGATCCGTCCTCTTGGATAACCACCTACACCTAATGCAACGTCCAATGCTAAAGAACCACTTGGGATAGTCGAGATCTGCTGATCAATCTTCTCCCCTAATTTCATTACTGAACCTTTACCAAAGTTCTTTTCGATTTTTTTTAATGCGGCATCTAAGGCCACTTTACGATCATCTGCCAATCGATAATCCTCCTTATATATAAACGATTTAAATTCCTTTTCAATAAATCTATCATAACTGGTTTATTTAAAAAAAGCAAGCAAAAAACGAACAAACATTCGCCTTTTTATTTTTTCTTAGTTACTGCTCTGCGGATTAAATCTAGACCCTTCATTACTGCACTTTGACGGATGTAATTGCGCTCACGATTAAAATGGTAGCATTCAGCCACGGCAGGTTGTCCCTTTTCTGCCAAACCGATCCAGACGGTTCCGGCGGATTGTCCTTCCAGCTCACCTGGGCCTGCAACACCTGTAAATGATACAGCAAAATCAGCGCCTGAACGATTCCTTGCTTGTTCTGCCATTGCTATTGCACAAGCTTTACTGACAACTCCTTCTTTTTCAAGTAATTTCTGATCGATACCTAAAAATTCCTGTTTAGTTTGTGCAGAATAGGTAACAAATCCTCCTTTGAATACCTCTGAAACACCTGCTACGTCTCCTAATGTGCTTTGAAAAAGCCCCGCAGTCAGACTCTCTGCGGCTGAAACAGTTTTTCCATGTTCTTTTAGTGCTTCGACCGTTACCTTTACTAAACTGTTGTCATCACCATATCCATAAAAATATTCACCAACTTGGGTCATAACTTGTGCTTCAAGAATATCTAGCAGTTGTTTACCTTGTGCTTGATCTACCACTTTAGCAGTCAATCTTAGTGTCACTTCATTTGGCTTGGCATATGGCGCAATGGTTGGGTTCGTCTGGGTATCGATTAATTCTTTTAGTTCCGTTACTAATTGTGATTCTCCAATACCATAAAACCGTAAAACTCTAGAAATGAGCTGTTCTTTTTGCGGGAAAAGTTCTTCTAATAATGGCAGGGCATGTTGGGTAAACATTGGTTTTAATTCATTAGGCGGTCCAGGTAGCAATAGATATGTCGTCTCTTCCACAGTAATAAGGGTACCTACAGCAAGCCCTGTTGGATTTTGAACAGCAATCCCCCCTTCGATCATCAAGGTTTGTCTTAAATTGTTCTCGGTCATTTGATTTTTTGAAAAGGCAAAAAAGTCATGAAGACGGTCTAACGCCTGCTCATCTTGAATGAGCAAATGGTCTATATGCGCCGCTACGGTATCTTTCGTCAAATCATCATCTGTCGGGCCTAGGCCACC
The DNA window shown above is from Enterococcus sp. 4G2_DIV0659 and carries:
- the rny gene encoding ribonuclease Y encodes the protein MGLEILLAIIGLVVGLGLGLVVAKSRHEKAIDGAKSSAEGIIESANKEAETLKKAALLEAMEENQKYRSEIESELKENKVELKAQENRLLQREQTLDRKDDSLEKRENSLEEKEEKLGARQQLIDEREKDVEELVEKQHQEIERIASLSKDEAKEIIMKSTEEELSHELTVMVKESELRAKEESDRKAKNLLSLAIQRCAADSVSETTVSVVSLPNDEMKGRIIGREGRNIRTLETLTGIDLIIDDTPEAVVLSGFDPIRREIARMTLEKLIQDGRIHPARIEEMVEKSRKEMDERIREYGEQAAFEVGAHTLHPDLIKILGRLRFRTSYGQNVLNHSIEVAKLTGVLAAEIGEDIQLAKRAGLLHDIGKALDHEIEGSHVEIGAELAAKYKENATVINAIASHHGDVEATSVISVLVAAADALSAARPGARSESMENYIRRLENLENISNGFEGVESSFAVQAGREVRVMVKPDEITDLEAVRLVRDIRKKIEDDLDYPGHIKVTVIRETRVVDYAK
- the recA gene encoding recombinase RecA, whose translation is MADDRKVALDAALKKIEKNFGKGSVMKLGEKIDQQISTIPSGSLALDVALGVGGYPRGRIIEVYGPESSGKTTVALHAIASVQQQGGTAAFIDAEHALDPQYAQALGVNIDELLLSQPDTGEQGLEIADALVSSGAIDIVVIDSVAALVPRAEIDGEMGASHVGLQARLMSQALRKLSGSINKTKTIAIFINQIREKVGVMFGNPETTPGGRALKFYATVRLEVRRAEQLKQGTDIIGNRTKIKVVKNKVAPPFKVAEVDIMYGQGISQEGELLDMAVEKDIVDKSGAWYSYKEERIGQGRENVKVYMTEHPEMVEEVSKRVRDAYGIGDGTTVVEVEEGQEELPLDEE
- a CDS encoding competence/damage-inducible protein A, with product MKAEIIAVGTELLLGQVVNTNATFLSEKLADAGIEVYYHTVVGDNPRRLEQLLMEAQKRSDLIVLCGGLGPTDDDLTKDTVAAHIDHLLIQDEQALDRLHDFFAFSKNQMTENNLRQTLMIEGGIAVQNPTGLAVGTLITVEETTYLLLPGPPNELKPMFTQHALPLLEELFPQKEQLISRVLRFYGIGESQLVTELKELIDTQTNPTIAPYAKPNEVTLRLTAKVVDQAQGKQLLDILEAQVMTQVGEYFYGYGDDNSLVKVTVEALKEHGKTVSAAESLTAGLFQSTLGDVAGVSEVFKGGFVTYSAQTKQEFLGIDQKLLEKEGVVSKACAIAMAEQARNRSGADFAVSFTGVAGPGELEGQSAGTVWIGLAEKGQPAVAECYHFNRERNYIRQSAVMKGLDLIRRAVTKKK